The Desmonostoc muscorum LEGE 12446 genome includes a region encoding these proteins:
- a CDS encoding eCIS core domain-containing protein, producing the protein MKERIIQPKKTTTDSFSIPALRQPTRGFGSQSSGASSQAALNTPLGHDISRIPLHRPQTKLTVNQPGDIYEQQADAMAQQVVGRLGELGNRPPIQREQMPQEEELQMKPLASSITPVMQRQEIPEEEEEELQMKSLDTSTLQRESLPEEEEEELQMKSLDTSTLQRESLPEEEEEELQMKSLDTSTLQRESLPEEEEEELQMKSLDTSTLQRESLPEEEEEELQMKSLDTSTLQRESLPEEEEEELQMKSLDNSTLQRESLPEEEEEELQMKSLDTSTLQRESLPEEEEELQMKPMVQRQAKGGMAANPDLEASINQARGSGQPMADNIREPMEQAFGADFSGVKVHTDGQSDELNQSIQARAFTTGQDVFFRQGEYNPGSRGGQELLAHELTHVVQQNGEAVQRSSQLTDTSSPPTMEISKQVKPAIQRITEEDAHQAVFTFGPRAQAHDYTAQQLKTIIQHRYNEIQEGEQQFMLLGDGFENNNRLYGQIIYNCTQENGIHHIRITHAHGRGRMG; encoded by the coding sequence ATGAAAGAACGCATAATTCAGCCCAAAAAAACTACCACAGATTCCTTCTCAATACCTGCACTCAGACAGCCAACGCGCGGTTTTGGTTCACAGTCCTCTGGTGCTTCATCCCAAGCAGCGCTAAATACACCTCTAGGACACGACATTAGTCGAATACCACTGCACCGTCCCCAAACCAAACTCACGGTTAATCAGCCAGGAGATATTTACGAGCAACAAGCTGATGCAATGGCGCAGCAGGTCGTGGGAAGATTGGGAGAACTTGGAAATCGTCCGCCTATCCAGCGCGAACAAATGCCCCAAGAGGAAGAATTACAAATGAAACCTCTGGCAAGTTCCATCACACCTGTGATGCAACGGCAAGAAATACCAGAGGAAGAAGAAGAAGAATTACAAATGAAATCTCTCGACACTAGCACGCTACAACGAGAGTCCCTGCCAGAGGAAGAAGAAGAAGAATTACAAATGAAATCCCTCGACACTAGCACGCTACAGCGGGAGTCTCTGCCAGAGGAAGAGGAAGAAGAATTACAAATGAAATCTCTCGACACTAGCACACTACAACGAGAGTCTCTGCCAGAGGAAGAGGAAGAAGAATTACAAATGAAATCTCTCGACACTAGCACACTACAACGAGAGTCTCTGCCAGAGGAAGAGGAAGAAGAATTACAAATGAAATCTCTCGACACTAGCACACTACAACGAGAGTCTCTGCCAGAGGAAGAGGAAGAAGAATTACAAATGAAATCTCTCGACAACAGCACACTACAACGAGAGTCTCTGCCAGAGGAAGAGGAAGAAGAATTACAAATGAAATCTCTCGACACTAGCACACTACAGCGAGAGTCTCTGCCAGAGGAAGAGGAAGAGTTACAGATGAAGCCGATGGTGCAGCGTCAGGCTAAAGGTGGGATGGCTGCTAACCCAGACTTGGAAGCATCTATTAACCAAGCAAGGGGTAGTGGACAGCCGATGGCAGACAACATCCGCGAACCGATGGAACAGGCGTTTGGCGCAGATTTCAGTGGGGTGAAGGTTCACACTGATGGTCAATCAGATGAGTTGAATCAGTCAATTCAGGCGCGTGCTTTCACGACGGGACAGGATGTGTTCTTTCGGCAGGGGGAATATAATCCTGGGAGTCGGGGCGGACAGGAGTTGTTGGCGCATGAGTTGACTCATGTTGTGCAGCAGAATGGGGAGGCGGTGCAGCGATCATCGCAGCTTACAGACACCTCATCACCGCCAACGATGGAAATTAGTAAGCAAGTCAAACCGGCAATACAGCGCATAACGGAAGAAGACGCTCATCAAGCAGTATTCACCTTTGGTCCAAGAGCGCAAGCCCACGATTACACAGCACAACAGCTTAAAACAATTATTCAACACAGGTACAACGAGATCCAAGAAGGTGAACAGCAATTTATGCTACTGGGCGATGGATTTGAAAACAACAACAGATTATATGGACAAATAATTTACAATTGCACCCAGGAAAATGGAATCCACCACATTCGTATAACCCACGCACACGGGCGTGGGAGGATGGGATAA
- a CDS encoding eCIS core domain-containing protein has translation MRERVAKPKKASSSSFSIPKLRQPKRGFGVNSSGQTTADLPSLNKPLTHDISRISLHPQTKLTVNQPEDVEEQEVETVAPQVMQGMNEPENHQLVQREELSEEEEERTGAEFQSQELKEEELQMKPLDSSPQAVTQEQSLNEPLTHDISRMSLRVQTKLTINQPGDIYEQQADTVARQVMQKISQPRNQQFIQREALPETELQRKFLVGSAIPLVQRQGGRVVSTSGLETSIQQARQNGQPLSNDIRQPMEEAFGADFNGVKIHTDSRSHELNQTIQARAFTTGQDIFFRQGEYNPGSYQGKELLAHELTHVVQQNGQTIGRQTDPSATADIDIQRLCCSECGQEEELLQAKELPDRTIQLAPDVNTQVSQLITEQNATEVENDIRQKLDNNRATQASLGVQSPVAAGTTEPPPDENPETQPESQKKAESDSVEMAAPQDESSPAVETQADKPKDDVESQAKAASPENTADKGGDVKGEGKEKLPESQVAQAGIAEAVSSQKKDVENKEKAPESQAVGAAEAGKAVNPETKATQGGENAQQAAAVKGEGLEKLPPQANNPNPESMAQAVTPETVAEKEQAKTAVVAAQAQQNALNAQTSQLAATGVNFAPPEQEETAEGEQQKAEAMNITNSFLAEAALRVQTITQLGQGIEARIQGSTENAKASVMAAVEQQKATVTAQIAQQREQVQSEGQATIAQIQAQYQAAAATTSSTTATERQKVATEYTTSLQKVDESESSQLAKIEEFYTQAKEKYRAAGTKVGDEAIAFGEQKATEWEAQLTGKDDNFWDGPLTDNRLKARAKAAREVAQQYKNGLVDEGNKQADSVDQGKPKDIEGIHNIANESRQQLQTLQQQTLDNLNSVEQQVLSQLSEAQTQLTQTANQTLQSTLQTLDQQQTAQLQLLEVYGQGQVSAIERDAQKAIASIQDGINQAATSLQTAIQDTQAQLQGMPAPNPQELSVTLAEILAQFDNSVAQVQQQTEQGIAASEQGIAQGGQQAVTAVNGIAQSGLEESAGVSQEAKTTLTNLNQGATDTFNEIQQAFTTTVTTTSETAVTAFGEVAQGIQSAFDQSNQNMEANFQKSVTDLEEGLRGSIQGDKQPNLDSDIQKYAQEAADKEEPRWKTVLKVLLVIAVIVVAIIVAPAVIGAVGALAGALGAGAAAGAIGTIVGGAIVGAVAGAVIQIGNNAIDGKNLLDGVGKAALAGAIGGALGGAGGLLGNALAQAGRLGAGLTQSFLKFGIDVAFDIAGGIFGNLATGEPITLEAVLIGAAIGGAVQISTANLGRLGKFGRGIEGMQTSTFQAGERFGSSLGDGIRTGFGGKVDTPAIGSPDVDVPNVQRPDTGVRSPETEVTDPQSTVRSPEAETSTGRGVQVDEPDAQVGGVPKDTTTESPATKSPGEQEQNPATTDKNQDVVRIIRQDNDFASLVNHKGKAKSHVVEDGSLIPANPNGKATPLEHVYGSDPAKGDSPYTSFLTESGGVAKTYGGSEVELDLPKLRADIESGNLKNVEVLTPEQISKMITDEISQIATTVKKDIDVDAAVANGPQGIPDYVASLGISKGQSSKLSRRLLAYYNTTRDGEYLIKGTIPAEYLKGPYSTKVGGSDTEVKPPQAEGSTPETTMKPPESGSASGNNTRPDADTGASQGLKSDSELPMSPKEQEVLQNTAAKEGSQLTSEELNTELAVAGKAEPKAIDEGEFVEEIKLPNDHEWKQKEDGTWCRFSPSPGTCMPPGVVPHGRHQIETYDKYKPDSKNQGKYKDIDPATGFRQRPSAVGPVKLELEEVPSLKYDKIKRPVRVFGIVDPTVTKGRPNAPEPISDVRVSQAESGRPKVGSSGENARNEGIVDAQKGHVMALELGGPDIPENIVPQWGNWQGNGEWRKMEKEVEQLAREIKGKNGNSLLFEANINYKQYEDISLANIKNVGFPKGFEVKAIEVDAAGNPVQGGIQKDWSFDQSQDITDDMMAMRTFGKTDDMSIYDDWNPKAKKGKGAWKDKKPDPRYRPY, from the coding sequence ATGAGAGAACGCGTAGCCAAGCCCAAAAAAGCTAGCAGTAGTTCCTTCTCAATACCTAAACTCAGACAACCGAAGCGCGGTTTTGGTGTAAACTCCTCTGGCCAAACAACTGCCGATTTGCCATCCCTCAACAAACCTCTAACACACGACATTAGTCGAATATCGCTACACCCACAAACAAAACTCACAGTTAATCAGCCGGAAGATGTTGAGGAACAAGAAGTTGAGACCGTAGCACCACAGGTGATGCAGGGAATGAATGAGCCTGAAAATCACCAACTTGTGCAACGGGAAGAACTGTCAGAAGAAGAAGAGGAACGGACGGGGGCAGAATTTCAATCTCAGGAATTAAAGGAAGAAGAATTACAAATGAAGCCTCTTGATTCTTCTCCCCAGGCAGTTACTCAGGAGCAATCCCTAAACGAACCACTCACCCACGACATTAGTCGAATGTCACTGCGCGTGCAGACAAAACTCACAATTAATCAGCCAGGAGACATTTACGAACAGCAAGCTGATACAGTAGCACGCCAGGTGATGCAGAAAATAAGTCAGCCTCGAAATCAGCAGTTTATCCAACGCGAGGCTTTGCCAGAGACTGAATTACAAAGGAAATTTCTAGTTGGTTCTGCCATTCCTCTAGTACAGCGCCAGGGTGGTCGTGTGGTAAGCACATCTGGCCTCGAAACTTCTATCCAACAGGCACGCCAAAATGGGCAGCCACTCTCAAACGATATCCGCCAACCAATGGAAGAAGCCTTTGGCGCTGACTTCAACGGCGTCAAAATCCACACAGATAGCCGCTCTCACGAACTCAACCAAACTATCCAAGCTCGTGCTTTCACCACAGGACAGGATATTTTCTTTCGTCAAGGAGAATACAATCCGGGGAGTTATCAAGGCAAGGAATTACTTGCTCATGAATTAACTCACGTTGTCCAACAAAATGGCCAGACTATTGGGCGGCAAACAGACCCATCGGCAACAGCAGATATAGATATTCAGCGGCTTTGTTGCTCAGAATGTGGGCAGGAAGAGGAGCTTTTACAAGCTAAAGAACTTCCCGACCGCACCATCCAACTTGCTCCTGATGTAAATACTCAAGTTTCTCAACTAATCACAGAGCAGAATGCTACTGAAGTTGAGAATGATATACGTCAGAAACTTGATAACAATCGCGCAACACAAGCAAGTCTGGGCGTTCAATCTCCCGTTGCGGCCGGAACAACAGAACCACCACCTGACGAAAACCCCGAAACACAACCTGAATCTCAAAAAAAGGCGGAAAGCGATTCCGTTGAAATGGCTGCACCCCAAGATGAATCTTCACCAGCAGTTGAAACTCAAGCAGACAAGCCTAAAGATGATGTCGAGTCACAGGCTAAGGCTGCCAGCCCGGAAAACACCGCAGATAAAGGTGGTGATGTCAAGGGTGAAGGCAAAGAAAAGTTACCCGAATCACAGGTAGCTCAAGCAGGCATCGCTGAAGCTGTCAGTTCCCAAAAGAAAGATGTCGAAAACAAAGAAAAGGCACCTGAATCGCAAGCGGTAGGAGCAGCTGAGGCTGGTAAAGCTGTCAATCCGGAAACGAAAGCAACTCAAGGTGGAGAAAATGCACAACAAGCTGCTGCTGTCAAGGGTGAAGGGTTAGAAAAATTACCTCCACAGGCTAATAACCCAAATCCCGAAAGCATGGCGCAAGCCGTCACCCCGGAAACTGTGGCAGAGAAAGAACAAGCCAAAACGGCAGTTGTGGCAGCACAAGCCCAGCAAAATGCTCTAAATGCTCAAACTTCCCAATTAGCGGCAACAGGAGTTAATTTTGCACCTCCTGAACAGGAAGAGACGGCGGAAGGAGAACAGCAAAAAGCTGAGGCGATGAATATCACAAATAGCTTTTTGGCTGAAGCGGCTTTGCGAGTGCAGACAATTACCCAGTTGGGGCAAGGAATTGAGGCGCGTATCCAAGGTTCAACTGAAAATGCTAAAGCCTCTGTAATGGCAGCAGTTGAGCAACAAAAGGCAACTGTTACAGCCCAAATTGCCCAGCAGCGCGAGCAAGTGCAAAGTGAAGGACAAGCGACCATAGCCCAAATTCAGGCACAATATCAGGCAGCAGCAGCCACAACTTCCTCCACAACTGCCACAGAACGTCAAAAAGTTGCAACAGAATATACAACGTCTCTCCAGAAAGTAGATGAAAGTGAAAGCAGCCAGCTAGCTAAGATTGAGGAATTTTATACCCAAGCAAAAGAGAAATACCGTGCTGCTGGCACCAAAGTCGGAGACGAAGCGATCGCCTTTGGTGAACAAAAGGCCACGGAATGGGAAGCTCAACTTACTGGTAAAGATGATAACTTCTGGGATGGGCCACTTACAGATAACCGACTCAAGGCCAGGGCAAAAGCAGCCAGAGAAGTCGCACAACAATACAAAAACGGTTTAGTTGATGAAGGCAATAAACAAGCTGATAGCGTCGATCAAGGCAAACCGAAGGATATTGAAGGAATCCATAACATTGCTAATGAGTCTCGCCAACAACTCCAAACTCTGCAACAACAAACTCTAGACAATTTAAACTCCGTTGAGCAGCAAGTTTTGTCTCAACTCTCAGAAGCACAAACTCAGTTGACTCAAACGGCTAACCAAACTCTGCAATCTACATTACAGACTTTAGACCAACAGCAAACTGCTCAATTACAACTGTTGGAAGTTTACGGTCAAGGGCAAGTATCGGCAATTGAACGGGATGCCCAAAAGGCGATCGCTTCTATCCAAGATGGCATCAACCAAGCTGCTACCAGTCTGCAAACTGCCATCCAAGATACCCAAGCCCAACTCCAGGGAATGCCAGCGCCAAATCCACAGGAGTTGAGTGTCACTTTAGCAGAAATTTTGGCGCAGTTTGATAACTCTGTGGCTCAAGTCCAACAGCAAACCGAACAGGGGATTGCAGCATCAGAACAAGGTATTGCCCAAGGAGGACAGCAAGCCGTTACGGCGGTAAATGGTATTGCCCAAAGTGGGCTGGAAGAGTCTGCTGGTGTTTCTCAAGAAGCCAAGACTACCTTAACTAATCTCAATCAAGGCGCTACAGACACCTTCAATGAAATTCAGCAAGCCTTCACAACCACAGTCACAACTACCAGCGAAACAGCTGTTACAGCTTTTGGTGAAGTCGCGCAAGGAATTCAAAGTGCTTTTGACCAGAGTAACCAAAACATGGAGGCTAACTTCCAAAAGAGTGTCACTGACTTGGAAGAAGGGTTACGTGGTTCAATACAAGGAGACAAACAGCCAAATCTCGACTCAGATATCCAAAAATACGCCCAAGAAGCAGCAGATAAAGAAGAACCGCGCTGGAAAACAGTGCTGAAGGTTTTGTTAGTCATTGCTGTAATTGTTGTCGCAATTATCGTTGCGCCAGCAGTAATTGGGGCAGTGGGTGCCTTAGCTGGGGCATTGGGAGCAGGTGCAGCCGCAGGAGCCATCGGTACAATCGTTGGTGGGGCGATCGTTGGGGCTGTGGCTGGTGCTGTGATTCAGATTGGTAACAATGCGATCGACGGCAAGAACCTGCTGGACGGCGTGGGTAAAGCTGCCTTAGCTGGGGCGATCGGTGGTGCTTTGGGTGGTGCTGGTGGTCTGTTAGGTAACGCCTTGGCTCAAGCGGGTAGACTGGGTGCAGGGCTGACTCAATCGTTCTTGAAGTTTGGCATTGATGTTGCCTTTGATATTGCTGGTGGTATTTTTGGCAACTTAGCAACAGGAGAACCCATCACTTTAGAAGCAGTTCTCATTGGTGCGGCGATCGGTGGAGCTGTGCAGATTTCTACAGCTAATCTGGGTAGACTCGGTAAATTTGGTCGCGGTATTGAGGGTATGCAAACCAGTACATTCCAAGCTGGAGAGCGGTTTGGTTCTTCCCTGGGAGATGGAATTAGAACGGGCTTTGGCGGGAAAGTTGATACGCCGGCGATCGGTAGTCCTGATGTGGATGTGCCGAATGTTCAGCGCCCTGATACAGGGGTGCGATCGCCTGAAACTGAAGTCACAGATCCTCAGTCTACGGTAAGATCGCCCGAAGCCGAAACATCCACCGGACGCGGTGTGCAGGTAGATGAACCAGATGCTCAGGTTGGAGGAGTTCCTAAAGATACAACAACAGAATCGCCTGCAACGAAATCCCCAGGTGAACAAGAACAAAATCCGGCAACTACAGACAAAAATCAAGATGTTGTTCGCATTATTCGCCAGGATAACGATTTTGCCAGCCTAGTTAATCACAAAGGTAAAGCAAAATCTCATGTTGTTGAAGATGGTTCCCTGATTCCGGCGAATCCTAATGGAAAAGCAACTCCTCTAGAACACGTTTATGGTAGCGATCCCGCAAAAGGAGACAGTCCCTACACCTCCTTCCTGACAGAAAGTGGTGGTGTTGCCAAGACATACGGCGGTTCAGAAGTCGAACTCGATTTACCAAAATTACGAGCAGACATTGAATCAGGCAATCTCAAGAATGTTGAGGTATTAACCCCTGAGCAGATTTCCAAGATGATTACGGATGAAATTTCTCAAATCGCTACAACTGTTAAAAAAGATATAGATGTCGATGCTGCTGTTGCCAACGGCCCCCAAGGTATTCCTGATTATGTCGCTTCCCTGGGTATCAGTAAAGGACAATCTAGCAAACTTAGCCGTAGGTTGCTGGCATACTACAACACAACACGCGATGGTGAGTACCTCATTAAAGGTACTATTCCGGCAGAGTATCTTAAAGGGCCTTATTCAACTAAAGTTGGCGGTAGCGATACTGAGGTGAAACCGCCTCAGGCAGAAGGCAGTACCCCGGAAACGACGATGAAACCGCCTGAAAGTGGATCTGCTTCGGGGAACAATACCCGACCTGATGCAGATACAGGTGCATCTCAAGGTTTGAAATCAGATAGCGAACTGCCAATGTCGCCCAAAGAACAGGAGGTTCTTCAGAACACTGCTGCAAAGGAAGGTAGCCAATTAACATCAGAAGAGCTGAATACAGAACTTGCAGTGGCAGGAAAAGCTGAACCGAAGGCGATCGATGAGGGAGAATTTGTAGAAGAAATTAAACTGCCCAACGACCACGAATGGAAGCAAAAAGAAGATGGGACATGGTGCCGCTTTTCCCCTAGCCCTGGCACTTGTATGCCACCGGGAGTAGTACCGCATGGAAGGCATCAAATTGAGACATACGATAAATACAAACCAGACAGCAAGAATCAAGGAAAATATAAAGATATAGATCCTGCCACAGGTTTCCGTCAGCGGCCATCAGCTGTAGGTCCGGTAAAACTTGAATTGGAAGAAGTTCCTTCGCTAAAATACGACAAAATTAAACGACCAGTACGTGTGTTTGGAATTGTAGATCCAACAGTGACTAAAGGGCGTCCAAATGCTCCAGAGCCGATATCTGATGTTCGGGTGAGTCAAGCTGAAAGTGGTAGGCCAAAAGTAGGTAGTTCAGGAGAAAATGCACGCAATGAAGGAATTGTAGATGCACAAAAGGGACATGTAATGGCTTTGGAATTAGGAGGCCCAGATATCCCAGAAAACATAGTACCGCAGTGGGGTAATTGGCAAGGAAATGGAGAGTGGAGAAAAATGGAAAAGGAAGTAGAGCAATTAGCTAGAGAAATTAAAGGTAAAAATGGAAATTCTTTGCTCTTTGAAGCCAATATAAATTACAAACAATACGAAGATATTAGTTTAGCAAATATTAAAAATGTAGGTTTCCCGAAAGGATTTGAGGTAAAAGCGATCGAAGTAGATGCAGCTGGTAATCCAGTACAAGGAGGAATTCAAAAAGATTGGAGTTTCGATCAGTCTCAAGACATTACCGACGATATGATGGCCATGAGAACCTTTGGAAAGACAGATGACATGAGCATATATGATGATTGGAATCCCAAGGCTAAAAAAGGAAAAGGTGCATGGAAGGACAAAAAACCAGATCCCAGGTACAGACCTTATTAA
- the nifJ gene encoding pyruvate:ferredoxin (flavodoxin) oxidoreductase: MNKTFATIDGNEAVARVAYKLNEAIAIYPITPSSAMGEWADAWSAEGRPNLWGTIPSVVQMQSEGGAAAAVHGALQTGSLSTTFTASQGLLLMIPNLYKIAGELTSAVVHVAARSLATHALSIFGDHSDVMAARATGFALLCSASVQESQDFALIAHAATLEARVSFMHFFDGFRTSHEVQKVKLLGDDDLRSLIDDNLILAHRSRALTPDRPVLRGTAQNPDVYFQSREGANPYYNACPEIVQRIMDKFGERTGRYYQIYEYYGASDASRVIVLMGSGCETVHETVDYLNARGEKVGVVKVRLYRPFDVQRFVAALPSSVQAIAVLDRTKEPGSAGEPLYLDVVAAIHEAWGEEAGEQGAGSRGEDVFPCPLPPAPLPKIIGGRYGLSSKEFTPAMVKGIFDNLAQSQPKKHFTIGINDDVTYTSLDFDPNFSTESNGVVRAMFYGLGSDGTVGANKNSIKIIGEETDNYAQGYFVYDSKKSGSMTVSHLRFGKEPIRSTYLIDQANFIGCHHWGFLERIDVLKAATPGAILLLNSPYDADRVWENLPLKVQQQIIDKQLKLYVINANQVARESGMGGRINTIMQVCFFALAGVLPQEEAIAKIKQAIEKTYGKKGAEVVRMNLQAVDNTLDNLHKVDIPQTPNSCTDAINRVSTPNSAPKFVQEVLGKIMIWEGDDLPVSSLPADGIFPVGTAKWEKRNVAEEIPVWEADVCVQCGKCVMVCPHSAIRAKAYQVDELVKAPETFKSINAKDKDFANQKFTIQVAPEDCTGCAICVEVCPAKNKAEPLRKAINMAQQLPLREQEQKNWDFFLSLPNPDRRQLKLNQIRQQQLQEPLFEFSGACAGCGETPYLKLLTQLFGDRAVIANATGCSSIYGGNLPTTPWTTNAQGRGPAWSNNLFEDNAEFGFGFRLSVDKQAEFAAELLQQLGSGEWGVGNGEIIPQDLVQSILKAEQKSEADIWEQRERIELLQQKLDEILTLNPNLKSKIQNLKSLADYLVKKSVWIVGGDGWAYDIDFGGIDHVLASGRNVNILVMDTEVYSNTGGQSSKATPRAAVAKYAASGKPAPKKDLGMIAMTYGNVYVASVALGARDEHTLKAFLEAEAYDGPSLIIAYSHCIAHGINMTTGMNHQKTLVESGRWLLYRHNPELQKQGKNPLQLDMRSPTQPVEHSMYQENRFKMLTKSKPELAKHLLEQAQAEVDARWQMYQYLAKREIL; this comes from the coding sequence ATGAACAAAACATTTGCAACTATCGACGGAAATGAAGCTGTTGCCCGTGTTGCTTACAAATTAAATGAAGCGATCGCCATTTATCCTATCACCCCCTCTTCAGCAATGGGTGAATGGGCGGATGCTTGGTCAGCAGAAGGTCGTCCGAACTTGTGGGGGACTATTCCCAGCGTTGTGCAGATGCAGAGTGAAGGAGGAGCCGCAGCTGCTGTACATGGGGCATTGCAAACAGGTTCCCTGAGTACCACCTTTACGGCATCTCAGGGATTATTGTTAATGATACCCAACCTCTACAAAATTGCTGGTGAATTAACTAGCGCTGTAGTTCACGTTGCAGCACGCTCCCTGGCGACTCATGCTTTATCGATTTTTGGTGACCATAGCGACGTAATGGCAGCTAGGGCTACTGGTTTTGCTCTGCTGTGTTCCGCCTCGGTGCAGGAAAGTCAAGATTTTGCTCTCATCGCTCATGCTGCTACCCTAGAGGCGCGAGTCTCATTTATGCATTTCTTTGATGGTTTCCGTACTTCCCATGAAGTGCAGAAAGTCAAACTGCTTGGAGATGATGATTTGCGATCGCTCATCGATGATAACCTAATACTCGCCCACCGCAGCCGCGCCCTCACCCCAGACCGCCCAGTATTGCGGGGTACTGCCCAAAACCCCGATGTCTACTTCCAGTCTCGTGAAGGCGCTAACCCTTACTACAACGCCTGTCCCGAAATTGTCCAGCGCATCATGGATAAATTTGGAGAACGCACAGGCAGGTATTACCAAATCTATGAATATTATGGAGCTAGCGATGCCTCCCGCGTCATCGTTCTCATGGGTTCTGGCTGTGAAACCGTCCATGAAACAGTAGATTATCTCAACGCCCGTGGTGAAAAAGTTGGTGTGGTGAAAGTGCGACTCTATCGCCCCTTTGATGTCCAGAGATTTGTTGCAGCTTTACCTAGTAGTGTACAAGCGATCGCCGTTCTCGACCGCACCAAAGAACCAGGTAGCGCCGGTGAGCCGTTGTATTTAGATGTAGTGGCTGCTATTCATGAAGCGTGGGGAGAAGAAGCAGGGGAGCAGGGAGCAGGGAGCAGAGGGGAGGATGTTTTCCCCTGCCCCCTGCCCCCTGCCCCTCTGCCCAAAATCATCGGCGGTCGCTACGGTCTTTCATCGAAAGAATTTACGCCGGCGATGGTAAAAGGCATTTTTGATAACCTTGCCCAAAGTCAACCGAAGAAGCATTTTACTATTGGTATTAATGACGACGTTACTTACACTTCTCTCGACTTTGACCCCAACTTCTCCACAGAATCAAATGGTGTTGTCAGGGCAATGTTCTATGGGTTGGGTTCAGATGGTACAGTTGGTGCTAACAAAAACTCCATCAAGATTATTGGTGAAGAAACCGATAATTATGCCCAAGGTTACTTTGTCTATGACTCTAAGAAATCTGGCTCGATGACCGTTTCTCATTTGCGCTTTGGGAAAGAGCCAATTCGCTCCACTTACCTAATAGACCAAGCTAACTTTATTGGTTGTCATCACTGGGGTTTTCTAGAACGCATAGATGTTTTAAAAGCTGCTACTCCTGGGGCAATTTTGCTGCTTAATAGTCCCTATGATGCAGATAGAGTTTGGGAAAATTTACCGCTAAAGGTGCAGCAGCAAATTATCGATAAACAGTTGAAGTTATATGTAATTAATGCCAATCAAGTCGCCCGTGAAAGTGGCATGGGTGGCAGAATTAACACTATTATGCAAGTGTGCTTCTTTGCCTTAGCGGGAGTCTTGCCCCAAGAAGAAGCGATCGCTAAAATCAAACAAGCGATCGAAAAGACTTACGGTAAAAAAGGTGCAGAAGTTGTCCGCATGAACTTGCAAGCCGTAGACAACACCTTAGACAACTTACATAAAGTAGACATACCACAAACTCCTAATTCTTGTACAGACGCGATTAATCGCGTCTCTACTCCTAACTCCGCCCCCAAATTTGTCCAGGAAGTTTTAGGTAAAATCATGATTTGGGAAGGTGACGATTTACCTGTCAGCTCACTACCAGCTGACGGCATCTTTCCCGTAGGTACTGCGAAGTGGGAAAAACGTAACGTTGCCGAAGAGATACCTGTATGGGAAGCAGATGTCTGCGTTCAGTGTGGTAAGTGCGTGATGGTTTGTCCCCACAGTGCTATCCGCGCTAAGGCTTATCAAGTCGATGAGTTAGTTAAGGCACCAGAAACCTTCAAGTCGATTAACGCCAAAGATAAAGACTTTGCCAATCAAAAATTTACCATTCAGGTAGCTCCAGAAGATTGTACGGGATGTGCGATTTGTGTAGAAGTCTGCCCTGCCAAAAATAAAGCTGAGCCATTGCGAAAAGCCATTAATATGGCACAACAATTGCCATTGCGGGAACAAGAACAAAAGAACTGGGATTTCTTTTTAAGTTTGCCCAATCCTGACAGACGGCAGTTGAAATTAAACCAAATTCGCCAACAACAATTGCAAGAACCTTTATTTGAATTCTCTGGTGCTTGTGCAGGTTGTGGTGAGACACCTTACTTAAAATTATTAACCCAATTGTTTGGCGATCGCGCCGTCATCGCCAATGCTACAGGATGTTCTTCAATTTACGGCGGTAACCTCCCCACAACACCCTGGACAACCAACGCCCAAGGACGCGGCCCTGCATGGTCTAATAATTTATTTGAAGATAACGCCGAATTTGGTTTTGGCTTTCGTTTGTCTGTGGATAAACAAGCCGAATTTGCAGCGGAACTTTTGCAACAATTGGGGAGTGGGGAATGGGGAGTGGGGAATGGGGAAATAATTCCTCAGGATTTAGTTCAATCTATCCTCAAAGCAGAACAAAAATCTGAAGCTGACATTTGGGAACAGCGAGAACGAATAGAATTGTTACAGCAAAAGTTAGATGAAATCCTAACTCTCAATCCCAATCTAAAATCCAAAATCCAAAATCTAAAATCCCTCGCAGATTACTTGGTGAAAAAGAGCGTTTGGATTGTTGGCGGTGACGGTTGGGCATATGATATTGACTTTGGTGGTATCGATCATGTGCTGGCTAGTGGTCGCAATGTCAACATCTTAGTCATGGATACAGAAGTATATTCCAACACAGGCGGTCAATCTTCCAAAGCCACGCCACGAGCAGCAGTTGCAAAATATGCCGCCAGTGGTAAGCCTGCGCCAAAGAAAGACTTGGGTATGATTGCCATGACCTACGGAAATGTCTACGTAGCCAGTGTAGCCCTTGGTGCTAGAGATGAACATACCCTAAAGGCATTTTTGGAAGCAGAGGCTTATGATGGGCCATCGCTGATTATTGCTTATAGCCATTGCATCGCCCACGGCATTAATATGACTACAGGCATGAATCATCAAAAAACTCTGGTAGAATCAGGTCGTTGGTTGTTGTATCGGCATAATCCAGAGTTGCAAAAACAAGGTAAAAATCCCTTGCAATTGGATATGCGATCGCCAACACAACCTGTAGAACATTCAATGTATCAAGAAAATCGCTTCAAAATGCTCACCAAAAGTAAACCGGAACTTGCCAAGCATCTATTAGAACAAGCCCAAGCCGAGGTAGATGCACGTTGGCAGATGTACCAATATCTAGCAAAACGCGAGATTCTTTGA